The following coding sequences lie in one Burkholderia cepacia genomic window:
- a CDS encoding DNA polymerase III subunit chi has product MTRIDFHSNVGDSLAYACRLLRKAYQAGQPVVVLAEPARLRALDEQLWTFSPLDFIPHCSVDSEHAAGTPIVLAADLDRAPHHHVLLNLGAAVPAQFARFERLLEVVGNAPDELAAGRDRYRFYRDRGYALNNYKQGS; this is encoded by the coding sequence ATGACGCGGATCGATTTCCACTCGAACGTCGGCGATTCGCTCGCGTACGCGTGCCGGCTGCTGCGCAAGGCCTACCAGGCCGGGCAGCCGGTCGTCGTGCTCGCCGAGCCCGCGCGCCTGCGCGCGCTCGACGAGCAGCTCTGGACGTTCTCGCCGCTCGATTTCATCCCGCATTGCAGCGTCGACAGCGAGCACGCAGCCGGCACGCCGATCGTGCTGGCCGCCGATCTCGACCGCGCGCCGCATCACCATGTGCTGCTGAACCTCGGCGCGGCCGTGCCCGCGCAGTTCGCCCGCTTCGAGCGCCTGCTCGAAGTGGTCGGCAACGCGCCGGACGAACTGGCCGCGGGCCGCGACCGCTACCGGTTCTACCGCGACCGCGGATACGCGCTGAACAACTACAAGCAGGGCAGCTAA
- a CDS encoding c-type cytochrome: protein MKQTILRALLVTLLTGSAVAARADQADGLTLAQRKNCMACHAVTKPLMGPSFRDIAGKYAARGDAVDYLAQSIVKGSVGVWGNVPMPANTQLTNTEAHTLAQWVLSLR, encoded by the coding sequence CGCGCGCTGCTCGTGACGCTGCTGACCGGCAGCGCGGTGGCCGCGCGTGCCGACCAGGCCGACGGGCTCACGCTGGCGCAGCGCAAGAACTGCATGGCCTGCCACGCAGTAACCAAGCCGCTGATGGGCCCGTCGTTCCGCGACATCGCCGGCAAGTATGCGGCGCGCGGCGACGCCGTCGACTACCTGGCCCAATCGATCGTGAAAGGCAGCGTCGGCGTATGGGGCAACGTGCCGATGCCCGCCAATACGCAACTGACGAACACCGAAGCCCATACGCTCGCGCAATGGGTGCTGTCGCTGCGCTGA
- a CDS encoding DUF2486 family protein encodes MTEADSSSIPTLTDVLVPGKPVPARASAPDAPQPQSHDRAAIPVLTDVIASGDSMKTGADPEAVIVEPVPTPHVPAIELPGDVATAEAAAMGETDAPAEPGAAEHVVAEDAVVMNAPLQSSLVHDAVPRHVSAAMAHEAAGQAPETVLPEAVVPAVAPQPDVAAAAGLTPEDAQHIAERLRNRLTNYLTGAGRDAIEARCRDALHEHSAWLVGQVTREVALALETEVMDWVRDAVDEEIARRRTSHSG; translated from the coding sequence GTGACAGAAGCCGATTCATCCTCGATCCCGACGCTTACCGACGTGCTGGTGCCGGGCAAGCCGGTGCCGGCGCGCGCGTCCGCGCCCGACGCACCGCAGCCGCAGTCGCATGACCGCGCGGCGATTCCGGTGCTCACCGACGTGATCGCGTCAGGTGATTCCATGAAAACCGGGGCCGACCCCGAAGCCGTCATCGTCGAGCCGGTGCCGACGCCGCACGTGCCGGCGATCGAGCTGCCGGGCGACGTGGCGACCGCCGAGGCGGCCGCGATGGGCGAGACCGATGCGCCGGCCGAACCGGGCGCCGCGGAGCACGTGGTCGCCGAAGATGCGGTGGTGATGAATGCGCCGCTGCAGTCGTCGCTGGTACACGACGCCGTGCCGCGGCACGTGTCTGCCGCGATGGCGCACGAAGCGGCCGGGCAGGCACCTGAAACCGTGCTGCCGGAGGCGGTCGTACCGGCCGTGGCGCCGCAGCCGGATGTAGCGGCTGCCGCGGGGCTGACGCCGGAGGACGCGCAGCATATCGCCGAGCGCCTGCGCAATCGGCTGACGAACTATCTGACCGGAGCCGGCCGCGACGCGATCGAGGCACGCTGCCGCGACGCGCTGCATGAGCATTCGGCCTGGCTCGTCGGCCAGGTTACGCGCGAGGTGGCGCTCGCGTTGGAAACCGAGGTGATGGATTGGGTCCGCGACGCGGTCGATGAAGAGATCGCGCGCCGCCGCACCAGTCACTCCGGCTGA